From one Thermodesulfovibrionales bacterium genomic stretch:
- a CDS encoding DUF2062 domain-containing protein gives MKILDKIKLVFYINDPPSKTALTFSIGLFIGLSPLLGLHTLISLAIAFIFRLNKFVILLGTYVTNPWTLIPIYTFSTLLGARILGRSIKIEIDWYNVTLSSLFHLSSNILLPFITGTLIVGAVSSVLSYLIIYLILSKSRQKNKHAK, from the coding sequence ATGAAGATACTGGATAAGATAAAACTTGTCTTTTATATTAATGACCCACCTTCGAAAACTGCTTTAACCTTCAGTATAGGGCTCTTTATAGGACTCTCTCCCCTTCTCGGTCTTCACACACTTATATCCCTTGCTATTGCATTTATCTTCAGGCTTAACAAGTTCGTGATTCTTCTTGGTACCTATGTAACAAATCCCTGGACACTGATTCCCATTTACACCTTTTCAACACTTCTGGGAGCAAGGATTCTGGGAAGAAGCATAAAGATAGAGATAGACTGGTATAATGTCACATTATCTTCACTATTCCACCTTTCAAGCAATATCCTCCTGCCCTTTATAACAGGCACACTAATTGTTGGAGCTGTCTCCTCTGTGTTAAGCTATTTAATCATCTATCTGA
- the thiL gene encoding thiamine-phosphate kinase, with translation MNELKIIELIKKRFTQKSSKIIKGIGDDTAAVLPSSEIELYTTDMMLEGIHFDLSFITASQLGFKLISRNVSDIFAMGGIPEFLLLNLALPEGIKEDFVEDFLDGLHKGTDRYGITLVGGDFSLSPGYIFLSAMLKGSASRIIQRSGARPGDIVYVTGTLGDAACGLEIMKRKAEIKKEIREPLIKKHLMPEPQPLHNKIKKINAMIDISDGLSLDLWRLCMESRRGAIIFEEKIPLSEELLIAAETLGLDPLKLALSGGEDYELLFTTDEKVTIEGITQIGIITEEEGIRIIKKNGQEKSLIPEGYIHKSSGNNI, from the coding sequence ATGAATGAACTTAAAATAATAGAGCTTATAAAAAAAAGGTTCACCCAAAAATCAAGTAAAATAATCAAAGGCATTGGTGATGATACAGCTGCCGTCCTTCCATCCTCTGAGATTGAACTATACACAACTGACATGATGCTTGAAGGTATTCATTTTGACCTCTCCTTCATAACAGCCTCCCAGCTTGGCTTTAAACTCATATCAAGAAATGTGAGTGATATATTTGCAATGGGCGGGATACCCGAGTTTCTGCTGCTAAATCTTGCTCTACCAGAAGGGATTAAAGAAGATTTTGTAGAGGATTTTCTTGATGGCTTACATAAAGGTACAGATAGGTACGGGATAACCCTTGTGGGTGGAGATTTTTCCCTCTCACCTGGATATATATTTTTATCAGCAATGCTTAAAGGAAGTGCATCAAGAATAATACAAAGAAGCGGAGCAAGGCCAGGTGATATTGTATACGTAACGGGTACCCTTGGTGATGCAGCCTGCGGTCTTGAGATAATGAAAAGGAAGGCAGAAATAAAAAAGGAGATAAGAGAACCTCTTATAAAAAAACACCTGATGCCCGAGCCCCAACCCCTTCATAACAAAATCAAAAAAATAAATGCCATGATTGATATAAGCGATGGTCTTTCCCTTGACCTCTGGAGATTATGTATGGAAAGCAGAAGGGGTGCAATTATTTTTGAAGAAAAGATACCTCTTTCAGAAGAGCTGCTCATTGCCGCAGAGACACTTGGTCTTGACCCATTAAAACTTGCCCTTTCAGGTGGCGAGGATTATGAGCTTCTGTTCACCACAGATGAGAAAGTTACCATAGAAGGAATTACACAAATAGGAATAATTACAGAGGAAGAGGGGATAAGGATAATCAAAAAAAACGGACAAGAAAAGAGCCTTATTCCAGAAGGCTACATTCATAAGAGCTCAGGAAATAATATTTAA